One part of the Sebastes fasciatus isolate fSebFas1 chromosome 8, fSebFas1.pri, whole genome shotgun sequence genome encodes these proteins:
- the lsm14b gene encoding protein LSM14 homolog B isoform X2, whose amino-acid sequence MSSSKPYIGCKIGLISTAQNRYEGILYTIDKVNSTVVLAKVKCFGTEGRPTDRPTPPKDDVYEYITFRGSDIKDITLCEPPRSHHGLPPDPAIVQSASVGSPGVYSGLGPFSPLRMPAYNQLAASSLLNQQYAAALGLGLHVRRGPMVEKAVQTLHVDISRQRGGLTASQEREQQQQWERRRPQRPRGESFQTRRGTGATMRSGPGVPNAQQETRQQNYENRPPPRRRQGPRRSRNRSRGQLMVANVPSAILKFDTDFDFDSSNAQFIKEELEREVQDRTKDGNHEVEEKEKEDLHSTAQDDHSGPKFYYDKAKSFYDNITSDHKFRLTWAEERKRNLETFGVPGRFLRGQGFRGGYTGRRGRGAAQTPTAYRTRSGQL is encoded by the exons ATGAGTTCATCAAAGCCGTACATTGGCTGTAAAATAGGGTTGATTTCAACAGCCCAAAATCGTTATGAGGGAATTTTGTATACAATTGATAAAGTGAACTCCACAGTGGTGCTGGCAAAAG TCAAGTGTTTTGGAACGGAGGGACGACCCACTGACAGACCAACGCCACCCAAAGATGATGTCTACGAGTACATCACTTTCCGGGGCAGTGATATTAAGGACATCACACTGTGTGAACCTCCAAGATCTCACCACGGCCTACCACCAGATCCTGCAATAGTACAG TCAGCAAGTGTAGGCTCTCCGGGTGTCTACTCGGGTCTTGGACCATTTAGTCCCCTAAGGATGCCCGCCTACAACCAGCTCGCTGCCAGCTCTCTACTTAATCAACAGTATGCTGCAGCTCTTGGCCTTG GCTTACACGTAAGAAGGGGCCCCATGGTGGAAAAGGCTGTTCAAACCCTCCATGTGGATATATCCAGGCAGAGGGGAGGCTTGACTGCATCCCAGGagcgggagcagcagcagcagtgggagAGAAGGAGGCCCCAGAGGCCCAGAGGAGAGAGTTTCCAGACCAGAAGGGGCACTGGAGCCACCA TGAGGTCAGGCCCAGGTGTGCCCAATGCTCAGCAGGAAACTCGGCAGCAGAATTATGAAAACAGGCCACCACCCAGAAGAAGACAAG GGCCTCGGAGGAGCAGGAACCGTAGCAGAGGCCAGCTGATGGTGGCTAATGTTCCATCTGCCATCCTTAAGTTTGACACAGACTTTGATTTTGACTCCTCAAATGCCCAGTTTATtaaggaggagctggagagggagGTGCAGGACAGGACGAAAG ATGGAAATCACGAGgtagaagagaaagaaaaggaggattTGCACTCTACTGCACAGGATGATCATTCTGGCCCTAAATTCTACTACGACAAAGCAAAGTCCTTCTATGACAACATCACATCTGATCATAAGTTCAG ACTAACATGGGCGGAGGAGCGGAAGCGCAATCTGGAGACTTTTGGGGTTCCTGGACGGTTCCTGAGGGGCCAAGGCTTCAGAGGTGGCTATACTGGACGGAGAGGACGAGGCGCTGCTCAGACTCCAACTGCTTATAGAACCAGGAGTGGACAGCTGTAA
- the LOC141772622 gene encoding calcium-responsive transactivator-like isoform X2 encodes MSVAFSSARPRSKGEVTQQTIQKMLDENHHLIQCIMDYQSKGKTAECTQYQQILHRNLVYLATIADSNQNMQSLLPAPPTPNMSMGPGGMGQSGGPTPINLNDNIAPGLPPTSMMQSQMSNGPSHVPMQQQSGQVQSAIPSASLSLPASSYGSSASASSGYSHAAPSSQGSMIQGPAPGYGSSSSSSSTSSSSSSSSSSRSNLNMQSNQVSMMHQQSATPHYSSAQAGGQHYQGQQAMGMMGQGSQGNSMMSQRPMGSYRSSQQGSAQQYMGQDEFYGEQYGHTQSSSEPINRQYYPDGHGEYSYQQSSYGEQGYDRSFDESSQHYYEGGNSQYSQQQAQYQQGSGQQQQPFSQQQYSSQQGYSGQPQGYGPGQGGSSQYSQYQQGQSQQYGSYRSSQGGPAAQTQRPYTYEQGSSG; translated from the exons ATGTCGGTGGCATTTTCATCGGCGCGCCCCAGGAGTAAAGGGGAGGTGACACAGCAAACCATTCAAAAG ATGCTGGATGAAAATCATCATTTAATACAATGTATAATGGATTACCAAAGCAAAGGCAAGACAGCTGAATGCACACA GTATCAGCAGATCCTGCACAGAAATCTTGTTTACCTGGCCACGATAGCAGATTCGAATCAGAACATGCAGTCGCTACTACCTGCA CCTCCCACTCCCAATATGTCCATGGGTCCTGGAGGGATGGGCCAGAGTGGGGGACCAACTCCGATCAACCTCAACGACAACATTGCACCAGGACTGCCCCCCACATCAATGATGCAGAGCCAAATGAGCAACG GCCCCAGCCATGTCCCCATGCAGCAGCAGTCTGGTCAGGTGCAGTCGGCTATTCCCTCCGCGTCCCTCAGCCTGCCCGCCAGCAGCTATGGTAGCTCTGCCTCAGCCTCCTCCGGCTACAGCCACGCTGCGCCCTCCTCCCAGGGCAGCATGATCCAGGGCCCTGCGCCTGGGTAtggctcttcctcctcttcctcctccacatcctcatcctcctcatcctcctcctcctcccgcagCAACCTCAACATGCAATCCAACCAAG TTTCCATGATGCACCAACAGTCTGCTACTCCGCACTACTCCTCAGCCCAGGCTGGGGGTCAACACTATCAGGGACAGCAGGCCATGGGCATGATGGGTCAGGGCAGTCAAGGAAACAGTATGATGTCTCAGAGACCCATGGGGTCCTACCGCTCCTCACAGCAAG GATCTGCACAGCAGTACATGGGACAAGACGAGTTCTACGGAGAGCAGTATGGACACACTCAGAGCTCCAGCGAGCCCATAAACCGGCAATATTACCCTGATG GTCACGGggaatactcgtatcaacagtCGTCATATGGCGAGCAAGGCTACGACAGATCCTTTGATGAATCTTCACAGCATTACTATGAAGGAG GTAACTCTCAGTACAGTCAACAGCAGGCCCAGTATCAGCAGGGTtctggccagcagcagcagcccttcAGCCAGCAGCAGTACTCCTCTCAACAAGGCTACAGTGGACAGCCACAGGGATACG GTCCTGGCCAGGGTGGATCCTCCCAGTATTCTCAGTATCAGCAGGGTCAAAGCCAACAGTACGGCTCCTACCGCTCCTCCCAGGGAGGCCCTGCAGCACAGACGCAGAGGCCATATACCTATGAACAG
- the LOC141772622 gene encoding calcium-responsive transactivator-like isoform X3, with protein sequence MSVAFSSARPRSKGEVTQQTIQKMLDENHHLIQCIMDYQSKGKTAECTQYQQILHRNLVYLATIADSNQNMQSLLPAPPTPNMSMGPGGMGQSGGPTPINLNDNIAPGLPPTSMMQSQMSNGPSHVPMQQQSGQVQSAIPSASLSLPASSYGSSASASSGYSHAAPSSQGSMIQGPAPGYGSSSSSSSTSSSSSSSSSSRSNLNMQSNQVSMMHQQSATPHYSSAQAGGQHYQGQQAMGMMGQGSQGNSMMSQRPMGSYRSSQQGHGEYSYQQSSYGEQGYDRSFDESSQHYYEGGNSQYSQQQAQYQQGSGQQQQPFSQQQYSSQQGYSGQPQGYGPGQGGSSQYSQYQQGQSQQYGSYRSSQGGPAAQTQRPYTYEQGQYGNYQQ encoded by the exons ATGTCGGTGGCATTTTCATCGGCGCGCCCCAGGAGTAAAGGGGAGGTGACACAGCAAACCATTCAAAAG ATGCTGGATGAAAATCATCATTTAATACAATGTATAATGGATTACCAAAGCAAAGGCAAGACAGCTGAATGCACACA GTATCAGCAGATCCTGCACAGAAATCTTGTTTACCTGGCCACGATAGCAGATTCGAATCAGAACATGCAGTCGCTACTACCTGCA CCTCCCACTCCCAATATGTCCATGGGTCCTGGAGGGATGGGCCAGAGTGGGGGACCAACTCCGATCAACCTCAACGACAACATTGCACCAGGACTGCCCCCCACATCAATGATGCAGAGCCAAATGAGCAACG GCCCCAGCCATGTCCCCATGCAGCAGCAGTCTGGTCAGGTGCAGTCGGCTATTCCCTCCGCGTCCCTCAGCCTGCCCGCCAGCAGCTATGGTAGCTCTGCCTCAGCCTCCTCCGGCTACAGCCACGCTGCGCCCTCCTCCCAGGGCAGCATGATCCAGGGCCCTGCGCCTGGGTAtggctcttcctcctcttcctcctccacatcctcatcctcctcatcctcctcctcctcccgcagCAACCTCAACATGCAATCCAACCAAG TTTCCATGATGCACCAACAGTCTGCTACTCCGCACTACTCCTCAGCCCAGGCTGGGGGTCAACACTATCAGGGACAGCAGGCCATGGGCATGATGGGTCAGGGCAGTCAAGGAAACAGTATGATGTCTCAGAGACCCATGGGGTCCTACCGCTCCTCACAGCAAG GTCACGGggaatactcgtatcaacagtCGTCATATGGCGAGCAAGGCTACGACAGATCCTTTGATGAATCTTCACAGCATTACTATGAAGGAG GTAACTCTCAGTACAGTCAACAGCAGGCCCAGTATCAGCAGGGTtctggccagcagcagcagcccttcAGCCAGCAGCAGTACTCCTCTCAACAAGGCTACAGTGGACAGCCACAGGGATACG GTCCTGGCCAGGGTGGATCCTCCCAGTATTCTCAGTATCAGCAGGGTCAAAGCCAACAGTACGGCTCCTACCGCTCCTCCCAGGGAGGCCCTGCAGCACAGACGCAGAGGCCATATACCTATGAACAG
- the LOC141772622 gene encoding calcium-responsive transactivator-like isoform X1: MSVAFSSARPRSKGEVTQQTIQKMLDENHHLIQCIMDYQSKGKTAECTQYQQILHRNLVYLATIADSNQNMQSLLPAPPTPNMSMGPGGMGQSGGPTPINLNDNIAPGLPPTSMMQSQMSNGPSHVPMQQQSGQVQSAIPSASLSLPASSYGSSASASSGYSHAAPSSQGSMIQGPAPGYGSSSSSSSTSSSSSSSSSSRSNLNMQSNQVSMMHQQSATPHYSSAQAGGQHYQGQQAMGMMGQGSQGNSMMSQRPMGSYRSSQQGSAQQYMGQDEFYGEQYGHTQSSSEPINRQYYPDGHGEYSYQQSSYGEQGYDRSFDESSQHYYEGGNSQYSQQQAQYQQGSGQQQQPFSQQQYSSQQGYSGQPQGYGPGQGGSSQYSQYQQGQSQQYGSYRSSQGGPAAQTQRPYTYEQGQYGNYQQ; encoded by the exons ATGTCGGTGGCATTTTCATCGGCGCGCCCCAGGAGTAAAGGGGAGGTGACACAGCAAACCATTCAAAAG ATGCTGGATGAAAATCATCATTTAATACAATGTATAATGGATTACCAAAGCAAAGGCAAGACAGCTGAATGCACACA GTATCAGCAGATCCTGCACAGAAATCTTGTTTACCTGGCCACGATAGCAGATTCGAATCAGAACATGCAGTCGCTACTACCTGCA CCTCCCACTCCCAATATGTCCATGGGTCCTGGAGGGATGGGCCAGAGTGGGGGACCAACTCCGATCAACCTCAACGACAACATTGCACCAGGACTGCCCCCCACATCAATGATGCAGAGCCAAATGAGCAACG GCCCCAGCCATGTCCCCATGCAGCAGCAGTCTGGTCAGGTGCAGTCGGCTATTCCCTCCGCGTCCCTCAGCCTGCCCGCCAGCAGCTATGGTAGCTCTGCCTCAGCCTCCTCCGGCTACAGCCACGCTGCGCCCTCCTCCCAGGGCAGCATGATCCAGGGCCCTGCGCCTGGGTAtggctcttcctcctcttcctcctccacatcctcatcctcctcatcctcctcctcctcccgcagCAACCTCAACATGCAATCCAACCAAG TTTCCATGATGCACCAACAGTCTGCTACTCCGCACTACTCCTCAGCCCAGGCTGGGGGTCAACACTATCAGGGACAGCAGGCCATGGGCATGATGGGTCAGGGCAGTCAAGGAAACAGTATGATGTCTCAGAGACCCATGGGGTCCTACCGCTCCTCACAGCAAG GATCTGCACAGCAGTACATGGGACAAGACGAGTTCTACGGAGAGCAGTATGGACACACTCAGAGCTCCAGCGAGCCCATAAACCGGCAATATTACCCTGATG GTCACGGggaatactcgtatcaacagtCGTCATATGGCGAGCAAGGCTACGACAGATCCTTTGATGAATCTTCACAGCATTACTATGAAGGAG GTAACTCTCAGTACAGTCAACAGCAGGCCCAGTATCAGCAGGGTtctggccagcagcagcagcccttcAGCCAGCAGCAGTACTCCTCTCAACAAGGCTACAGTGGACAGCCACAGGGATACG GTCCTGGCCAGGGTGGATCCTCCCAGTATTCTCAGTATCAGCAGGGTCAAAGCCAACAGTACGGCTCCTACCGCTCCTCCCAGGGAGGCCCTGCAGCACAGACGCAGAGGCCATATACCTATGAACAG
- the lsm14b gene encoding protein LSM14 homolog B isoform X1, with product MSSSKPYIGCKIGLISTAQNRYEGILYTIDKVNSTVVLAKVKCFGTEGRPTDRPTPPKDDVYEYITFRGSDIKDITLCEPPRSHHGLPPDPAIVQSASVGSPGVYSGLGPFSPLRMPAYNQLAASSLLNQQYAAALGLGPVLPGLHVRRGPMVEKAVQTLHVDISRQRGGLTASQEREQQQQWERRRPQRPRGESFQTRRGTGATMRSGPGVPNAQQETRQQNYENRPPPRRRQGPRRSRNRSRGQLMVANVPSAILKFDTDFDFDSSNAQFIKEELEREVQDRTKDGNHEVEEKEKEDLHSTAQDDHSGPKFYYDKAKSFYDNITSDHKFRLTWAEERKRNLETFGVPGRFLRGQGFRGGYTGRRGRGAAQTPTAYRTRSGQL from the exons ATGAGTTCATCAAAGCCGTACATTGGCTGTAAAATAGGGTTGATTTCAACAGCCCAAAATCGTTATGAGGGAATTTTGTATACAATTGATAAAGTGAACTCCACAGTGGTGCTGGCAAAAG TCAAGTGTTTTGGAACGGAGGGACGACCCACTGACAGACCAACGCCACCCAAAGATGATGTCTACGAGTACATCACTTTCCGGGGCAGTGATATTAAGGACATCACACTGTGTGAACCTCCAAGATCTCACCACGGCCTACCACCAGATCCTGCAATAGTACAG TCAGCAAGTGTAGGCTCTCCGGGTGTCTACTCGGGTCTTGGACCATTTAGTCCCCTAAGGATGCCCGCCTACAACCAGCTCGCTGCCAGCTCTCTACTTAATCAACAGTATGCTGCAGCTCTTGGCCTTG GGCCTGTACTTCCAGGCTTACACGTAAGAAGGGGCCCCATGGTGGAAAAGGCTGTTCAAACCCTCCATGTGGATATATCCAGGCAGAGGGGAGGCTTGACTGCATCCCAGGagcgggagcagcagcagcagtgggagAGAAGGAGGCCCCAGAGGCCCAGAGGAGAGAGTTTCCAGACCAGAAGGGGCACTGGAGCCACCA TGAGGTCAGGCCCAGGTGTGCCCAATGCTCAGCAGGAAACTCGGCAGCAGAATTATGAAAACAGGCCACCACCCAGAAGAAGACAAG GGCCTCGGAGGAGCAGGAACCGTAGCAGAGGCCAGCTGATGGTGGCTAATGTTCCATCTGCCATCCTTAAGTTTGACACAGACTTTGATTTTGACTCCTCAAATGCCCAGTTTATtaaggaggagctggagagggagGTGCAGGACAGGACGAAAG ATGGAAATCACGAGgtagaagagaaagaaaaggaggattTGCACTCTACTGCACAGGATGATCATTCTGGCCCTAAATTCTACTACGACAAAGCAAAGTCCTTCTATGACAACATCACATCTGATCATAAGTTCAG ACTAACATGGGCGGAGGAGCGGAAGCGCAATCTGGAGACTTTTGGGGTTCCTGGACGGTTCCTGAGGGGCCAAGGCTTCAGAGGTGGCTATACTGGACGGAGAGGACGAGGCGCTGCTCAGACTCCAACTGCTTATAGAACCAGGAGTGGACAGCTGTAA